The following coding sequences are from one Sciurus carolinensis chromosome 11, mSciCar1.2, whole genome shotgun sequence window:
- the LOC124960626 gene encoding olfactory receptor 51G2-like, translating into MGASNSSSTLSSTFYLTGIPGYEEFHHWISIPFCLFYLLGITGNCIILHIVRTDPRLHEPMYYFLAMLSLSDMGMSLPTMISLLRLLWSISKEIQFNICVVQMFLIHTFSFTESSVLLAMALDRYVAICHPLRYATILTPKLIAKIGIAALLRSAILIIPLLARLAFFPFCHSHILSHSYCLHQDIIRLACADTRFNVIYGLVVITMLWGMDSLGILVSYVFILRSVLRIASRQGRLKALNTCASHICAVLILYVPMIGLSIVHRFAKHSSPLVHIFMAHIYLMVPPVLNPIIYSVKTKQIRQGVLHLILPHKISSTVM; encoded by the coding sequence ATGGGAGCCTCAAACTCCAGCAGCACCCTGTCCTCCACATTCTATCTCACAGGGATCCCTGGCTATGAAGAGTTCCACCACTGGATTTCCATCCCTTTCTGCCTCTTCTACCTTCTTGGAATAACGGGCAACTGCATCATCCTGCATATTGTCCGGACAGACCCCAGGCTCCATGAGCCCATGTACTACTTCCTGGCCATGCTCTCCCTCAGTGACATGGGCATGTCCCTGCCCACAATGATATCACTCCTTAGGCTGTTGTGGTCCATTTCCAAGGAGATCCAGTTCAATATCTGTGTTGTCCAGATGTTCTTGATTCACACTTTCTCCTTCACTGAATCATCTGTGCTCTTGGCCATGGCCCTTGACCGGTATGTAGCTATCTGTCACCCCCTGCGATATGCTACTATTCTCACCCCAAAACTTATTGCCAAGATTGGAATTGCAGCTCTGCTCAGAAGTGCTATTCTAATAATTCCGCTTCTGGCCCGTCTGgccttctttcccttctgccaCTCCCATATCCTTTCTCATTCCTACTGTCTTCACCAGGACATCATCCGCCTTGCCTGTGCTGACACCAGGTTTAATGTCATATATGGGTTGGTTGTGATTACCATGCTGTGGGGCATGGACTCTCTGGGTATCTtagtttcttatgtttttatcCTTCGTTCAGTGTTAAGAATCGCATCCCGCCAGGGGAGGCTTAAGGCACTTAACACGTGTGCGTCCCACATCTGTGCTGTGCTCATTCTCTATGTGCCTATGATAGGCTTATCTATTGTTCATCGTTTTGCCAAACATTCCTCTCCCCTTGTCCACATCTTCATGGCTCATATCTACTTAATGGTTCCACCAGTGCTCAACCCAATCATCTACAGTGTGAAGACCAAACAGATCCGCCAAGGAGTCCTCCACCTGATTCTCCCACACAAAATCAGTTCTACTGTGATGTAG
- the LOC124959556 gene encoding olfactory receptor 52A1-like yields MFLSNVTVFMPPVLTLIGIPGLESVQCWIGIPFCVMYIMAMIGNSLLLFIIKSEPSLHEPMYILIGMLGVTDIALASSIMPKMLGIFWFCVSEIYFDSCLLQMWLIHTFQCTESGILLAMALDRYVAICYPLRHATIFTHKLVVQLGTVVILRAAILVAPCLILIKYRLQFYHTTIISHTYCEHMAIVKLAIGNTRVNKIYGLFVAFTVTGFDLTFITFSYSQIFVTVFHLPQKEARLKAFNTCIAHIFVFLQLYLLAFFSFFTHRFGSHIPTYIHILFSSMYLLVPPFLNPLVYGIKTKQIRTNVVKMCCLSNSP; encoded by the coding sequence ATGTTCCTATCCAATGTGACAGTCTTCATGCCTCCTGTCTTGACACTAATTGGGATCCCAGGCCTAGAGTCTGTGCAGTGCTGGATTGGAATCCCATTCTGTGTCATGTATATCATGGCCATGATTGGAAattctttgcttctgtttatcATCAAATCAGAACCCAGCCTCCATGAGCCCATGTATATTTTAATAGGCATGCTAGGAGTCACAGATATTGCACTTGCTAGCAGCATTATGCCCAAGATGCTTGGAATCTTCTGGTTTTGTGTGTCAGAAATCTATTTTGACTCTTGCTTGCTTCAAATGTGGCTCATCCATACTTTCCAATGTACAGAGTCAGGCATCCTGCTAGCCATGGCTCtggaccgctatgtggccatctgttaTCCACTAAGGCATGCCACCATCTTTACCCACAAGCTGGTTGTTCAACTAGGAACTGTTGTAATACTCAGGGCTGCCATTCTTGTGGCCCCATGCCTAATACTGATAAAATATCGACTTCAATTTTATCACACCACAATCATCTCCCACACCTACTGTGAACATATGGCCATTGTGAAATTAGCCATAGGAAATACCAGAGTCAACAAAATCTATGGTTTATTTGTGGCGTTCACTGTTACAGGGTTTGACCTCACATTCATCACTTTTTCCTACAGCCAGATATTTGTCACAGTTTTTCACTTGCCCCAGAAGGAGGCTAGACTTAAGGCCTTCAATACGTGCATAGCTCATATCTTTGTCTTTCTCCAGTTGTACCTCCTGgcgtttttttctttcttcacacatAGGTTTGGTTCTCACATCCCcacatatattcatattctgTTTTCTAGCATGTACCTGCTGGTCCCTCCATTTCTAAACCCATTGGTGTATGGTATAAAGACCAAGCAGATCCGTACTAATGTGGTAAAAATGTGTTGTTTATCAAATTCCCCTTGA
- the LOC124960324 gene encoding olfactory receptor 52A5-like, with amino-acid sequence MLTFNGSFFLPSVFTLIGIPGLESVQCWIGIPFCAMYIVAMTGNSLILFIIKNENSLHIPMYIFLAMLAATDMALSTCILPKMLCIFWFHWPEISFDACLLQMWLIHSFQATESGILLAMALDRFVAICNPLRHATVFSRQLLTHLGVGATLRAAILVLPSLLLIKCRLKLYRTTVISHAYCEHMAIVKLAAEDIRVNKIYGLFVAFAILGFDIIFITMSYVQIFVTVFQLPQKEARVKAFNTCTAHICVFLPFYLLAFFSFFTHRFGSHIPPYVHILLSNLYLLVPPFLNPIVYGVKTKEIRRHIWNIFFSSQNS; translated from the coding sequence ATGCTCACTTTCAACGGCTCATTCTTCCTGCCTTCTGTTTTTACACTAATTGGGATTCCTGGCCTGGAGTCCGTGCAGTGCTGGATCGGGATTCCATTCTGTGCCATGTACATCGTTGCTATGACTGGAAATTCCCTCATTTTGTTTataatcaaaaatgaaaacagccTCCACATACCCATGTACATTTTTTTGGCCATGTTGGCAGCCACAGACATGGCACTTAGCACCTGTATTCTTCCCAAAATGTTATGCATCTTCTGGTTTCATTGGCCAGAGATCTCTTTTGATGCCTGCCTGCTGCAAATGTGGCTTATCCACTCATTCCAGGCAACTGAATCAGGCATCCTGCTGGCAATGGCCTTGGAtcgctttgtggccatctgtaaccCCTTGAGACATGCTACTGTCTTCTCCCGACAACTCTTGACTCATCTTGGTGTTGGGGCAACACTAAGGGCTGCCATTCTTGTATTACCATCCCTGCTGCTTATCAAATGCCGCCTTAAACTCTACAGAACTACAGTTATTTCCCATGCTTATTGTGAGCACATGGCCATTGTGAAGCTGGCAGCTGAAGACATCAGAGTCAACAAGATCTATGGCCTATTTGTTGCCTTCGCCATCCTAGGATTTGACATCATCTTTATTACCATGTCCTATGTTCAAATCTTTGTCACTGTCTTCCAGCTGCCCCAGAAGGAGGCCCGAGTCAAGGCCTTCAATACCTGCACAGCTCACATCTGTGTCTTCCTACCATTCTACCTCCTggccttcttctccttctttactCACAGGTTTGGTTCTCACATCCCACCATATGTTCATATCCTCCTGTCAAATCTTTACCTGTTAGTCCCACCTTTTCTCAACCCTATTGTCTATGGAGTTAAGACCAAAGAAATCCGCAGGCATATCTGGAACATATTTTTCTCCTCTCAAAATTCTTGA